One window of Stenotrophomonas indicatrix genomic DNA carries:
- a CDS encoding methyl-accepting chemotaxis protein, producing MSIASSRPPDQGRVPYLQQLAQRGDRRLLLGSVVFAAIGLVLALRGTSVPAASAVAAAALPAVWLGLRQAGQAIARNGLAVALSLQLSLLCHIAGLNAALPIALLLGVLLTQRDRLPLWLTGVIGVIAVLEPLLDGAAVLPPLLNATALVVLTLVLGQTAARLRQQSEALGHGPHRLAALARDIATGADLGAHSDARSYAPGSLAHALADTARHVQAQRDREVEAHAENAQIRQALDASRTAMMIADNDHVIRYVNRSVVALLRNQQATLRQAFPDFDAERLVGSSIHRFHANPDRIRGILNGLQATHNGKVRIGPVHFAQVVTPVFDAQGARLGFAVEWHDRTHELTLENAVAGIVDAAAHGDLEQRLQASGGASFLDGLTGGINQLLDTLGSTVDEVRQMLSAMANGDLDRRMQGEYHGAFAAIQRDANATASQLARMVGHIQHCATTISTAASEIAAGNGALSERSERQAAHLQETAASMEELTATVRQNAAHARQASELAASTQGAASDGNHAMQRVVDTMQAIEGASKRIGDITGVIDGIAFQTNILALNAAVEAARAGEQGRGFAVVASEVRVLAQRSAAAAQEIKVLIDEAGRQVGEGAQLVADAGQRMQGIVGGVENVSHLMREISAASQEQSSGIEQINQTVVQMDQATQQNAALVEEATAAARELQSQAGALNQAVSVFRQREAALID from the coding sequence ATGTCCATTGCGTCCTCCCGCCCGCCCGACCAGGGCCGTGTCCCTTATCTGCAACAGCTGGCACAGCGAGGCGATCGTCGCCTGCTGCTGGGCAGCGTGGTGTTCGCAGCGATCGGCCTCGTGCTGGCCCTGCGCGGCACGTCGGTACCCGCTGCGAGCGCGGTTGCCGCCGCGGCGCTGCCAGCCGTCTGGCTGGGCTTGCGCCAGGCCGGCCAGGCCATCGCACGCAACGGCCTGGCGGTGGCGCTGTCCCTGCAGTTGAGCCTGCTCTGCCATATCGCCGGATTGAATGCCGCATTGCCGATCGCGCTGCTGCTGGGCGTGCTGCTCACCCAGCGTGACCGCCTGCCTTTGTGGCTCACCGGCGTCATTGGCGTCATTGCAGTGCTGGAACCGTTGCTTGACGGGGCGGCTGTCCTGCCGCCGCTGTTGAACGCCACTGCCCTGGTGGTGCTGACGCTGGTGCTGGGCCAGACCGCCGCACGCCTGCGCCAACAGAGCGAGGCCCTGGGTCACGGCCCGCACCGCCTGGCCGCATTGGCGCGCGACATCGCCACGGGCGCCGACCTTGGTGCGCACAGCGATGCACGCAGCTACGCACCCGGTTCACTGGCCCACGCGTTGGCCGATACCGCACGTCACGTGCAGGCGCAGCGTGACCGCGAGGTCGAGGCGCACGCCGAGAACGCGCAGATCCGCCAGGCACTGGACGCCTCGCGCACGGCGATGATGATTGCCGACAACGATCACGTCATCCGCTACGTCAACCGTTCGGTGGTGGCACTGCTGCGCAACCAGCAGGCCACGCTGCGCCAGGCCTTCCCCGATTTCGACGCCGAGCGGCTGGTCGGCAGCAGCATCCATCGTTTTCATGCCAACCCTGACCGCATCCGCGGCATCCTCAACGGGCTGCAGGCGACGCACAACGGCAAGGTGCGGATCGGGCCGGTGCATTTCGCCCAGGTCGTCACCCCGGTCTTCGATGCACAGGGCGCGCGCCTGGGCTTTGCGGTGGAATGGCATGACCGCACCCATGAACTGACGCTGGAGAATGCCGTTGCCGGGATTGTCGATGCCGCCGCGCACGGTGATCTCGAACAGCGCCTGCAGGCCAGCGGAGGTGCAAGCTTCCTCGACGGCCTGACCGGTGGCATCAACCAGTTGCTGGACACCCTGGGCAGCACGGTCGACGAAGTGCGGCAGATGCTCTCGGCGATGGCCAATGGCGATCTCGACCGCCGCATGCAGGGCGAGTACCACGGCGCGTTCGCCGCCATCCAGCGCGATGCCAACGCCACTGCCAGCCAGCTGGCACGCATGGTCGGGCACATCCAGCACTGCGCCACCACCATCAGCACGGCCGCCAGCGAAATCGCCGCCGGCAACGGCGCACTGTCCGAGCGCAGCGAGCGCCAGGCCGCACACCTGCAGGAAACGGCCGCTTCGATGGAAGAGCTGACCGCCACTGTGCGCCAGAATGCAGCGCACGCGCGTCAGGCCAGTGAACTGGCCGCCTCCACCCAGGGCGCAGCAAGTGATGGCAACCACGCCATGCAGCGGGTGGTCGACACCATGCAGGCCATCGAAGGTGCGTCGAAGCGGATCGGCGACATTACCGGCGTGATCGACGGCATTGCCTTCCAGACCAACATCCTGGCGCTCAACGCAGCGGTTGAAGCAGCACGCGCCGGCGAGCAGGGGCGAGGGTTCGCGGTCGTCGCCAGCGAGGTCCGTGTGCTGGCGCAGCGATCGGCGGCGGCCGCCCAGGAGATCAAGGTCCTCATCGACGAGGCAGGACGTCAGGTCGGCGAGGGCGCCCAGTTGGTGGCCGATGCCGGACAGCGCATGCAGGGCATCGTCGGCGGCGTGGAGAACGTAAGCCACCTGATGCGCGAGATCTCGGCGGCGTCACAGGAGCAGTCCTCCGGTATCGAGCAGATCAACCAGACGGTGGTGCAGATGGACCAGGCCACGCAGCAGAACGCGGCTCTGGTGGAGGAAGCCACTGCAGCGGCACGTGAACTGCAGTCACAGGCCGGTGCACTGAACCAGGCGGTATCGGTGTTCCGGCAGCGCGAGGCTGCGTTGATCGACTGA